A stretch of DNA from Halobacteriovorax sp. JY17:
TAATATTCTCTCTTCTAATTACAATGGGAGAGTTCTACGGAAGAATTCAAAACTTCTTAGTCGTGAAGTGCGAGAAGAAAAGTTAACTTGGACTTCTCTTGATCCTATCGATCATCCTTATTCTGACTTGGTCTTTTTAAATATCTTTGCAAAAATGAAGTCAATTCCAGTCTTTAAAATCGCAAACCATAGAGATTCAAAAACCGGAGTGAGCTTTGTTTACAGACAAGATCAGCCAAGTGACGATTTGAAAGATGCAAGAGAACTCTTTGCACCTCTTAAAGGAGCGTGGACACTCTTTACCAATAATTTCTCCTATGAAGACCTAGATGCAAGGACTTCAAAAGAGGCCACTTCAGAAGTCGCTATCCTAACTTCTCCTAATCATAATTTTGAAAAATTAGATAATAGAAGCACTTTTAATCTTGTTGAAAACGTAAGATTAAAGCTTGAAGAATTAAGCTTCTCAGGAGTTAAGGGATTAACTAGCCACAATGACTTCTTGAGTGATGCCTTACTCGATGCCTCAGACCAGAATAAGTTAACTTATCTCTATGGAACAACGAAGGAGATTTCTTATTCGCCGGTTTTATTATCGGGATTAAATTACTTCTTAGTGCCAAAGATGTTTAAAAGTTTAAGAGAGCTCTTAGATGACAAGTCTCTTTCAACAGCTGATGATTTAGTTAGATCACTAGAAGAAATTTTCTCAGACTCTCAGTCAGTGGGAGGCCTTGCCATTTATGATCTCTCTTCTCTAGGAGTGAGTGACTATATGGCCAAAGAAGCATTCGAAGAAATTCTCTCCAAGGTTAAAGATAATTCTCTTGGTTTAGGAGAAATTATTAAGTGGAGAAGAGCTAAGGAAAATTTAAGAATTGCTGGAAACCCTTTAAAGAATGATTTTGAATTTAAGATAGAAAATTCAGGAAATAGAGATGCTGAGAATTTTAGAATTTTGCTTGAAAGAGACGGAAAAAGGGAAGTATTGCTTATTGATAAAGTGAATTCAGAGAAAGAGCTTCAAATAAATGCAAGCAATTACCTAGATCGATAACGGATACTTCTATTATCTTCAGAAGCTTGGAGTTCTTCAGCTTCTTCCTTTTTTAATGCGCTGCTCTTTAGACCAATACTATCTTCAATAATCATAGTTTCTTGTTTAGGAGCAATCTTCTTCTTTGGAGCTAGAACTTGCCATTGGCTAAGCTCCACATTCTCTGAAGCGCTTCTTAGACTACTGAGCTCGTCTTGCATGGAGATTTCCGCAAAAATATTAATACTTAATAAGAAAATTAGGGTTGAAGCCTTGCCTAGCATTGATTCCTCAGTTAAAACTCAAAACTGTTTAAATACATATATTTATTATGACAAAACTCATGGAATCTAGCAACAATGTCTGATGTGGATTTAAAATTAAGTAATTACGATTTCGACCTTCCAAAAGAGCTCATTGCTGAGAGACCGATTCCTGGAAGGCATAATTCTAAACTCCTAGTTTATAAACTCAAGTCTAACGAAATTATTCACGACTACTTCTATAATCTCCCAAATTACTTACCAGAGAACTCTTTACTCGTTGTAAATCAGAGCAAGGTCTTTCCATGTAGACTTATTGGAAAGAAGAAGACTGGTGGTAAGTGTGAGATTTTTCTTCTTACAACAGAGGGTGATGAGCGCGGATTTTATAAAGCTCTTATTAAAACAAGTTCTAAGAAAAATATTGGTGATGAGTACTTCTTTGAAGATGGATTAGTGGCCACTGTTAGAGATATCGATGATGGCAATTTCTTTGTCTCTTTTAATCGTGACAACCTCTTAAGCTATCTTGAAAGCTTCGCAAAGATACCGATTCCTCCTTATATTAGAAATGGAGAAAGCGACGAGTCTGATAAATTAGATTATCAAACAGTCTTTGCTAAAGAAGTTGGTAGTGTCGCAGCTCCAACTGCAGGACTTCATTTTACAGAAGATGTCTTTAAGGGTCTTGCTAAAAAAAATATTGAGCGAGCAGAAGTTACACTTCACGTAGGTCTTGGAACATTTGCTCCTGTAAAGACGGATAATCTCTCTGATCATAAAATGCATTCTGAAAGATTCTTTGTAGATTCAGAAAATAAGAATAAAATTTTAAACCATAAGAAAATATTTGCAGTGGGGACAACTTCTCTAAGAGTTCTTGAGAGTTGTCACAATGGTAGTGAGTTTGAAATCACTCCTGGTGAAATTAAGGAGACCAGTATCTTCTTGCATCCTGGAGTTTCGGTAAATTCTATCAATGGCCTTATCACAAACTTTCATTTGCCAAAGTCAACGCTACTAATGCTTGTGAGCTCACTCATTGGAAGAGAGAAAACTTTAGAGCTATACCAAGAGGCCATTGCAAATGAGTACCGCTTTTTTTCTTATGGTGACTCCATGTTAATTTTGAGGGAAGAATGACAACTATTTATGAAAATATAGCATATGACGGAAAGGCCAGAGCGGGAGTCGTTAAGACTGCTCATGGTGATATTGAAACGCCAATTTTTATGCCTGTTGGAACAAGAGCCTCTGTAAAGTGTATGTGGCAGCATGAGCTTGATGAAATCGGAGCGCAAATAATTCTTGGAAATACTTACCATCTCTACCTTCGTCCTGGGCACGAGCTGATCGAAAAAGTTGGTGGAGGGTTACACGGATTTATGAATTGGCAAAAACCTATTCTAACGGATAGTGGTGGCTATCAAGTCTTCTCCCTTTCTTCAATGAATAAGCTTTCTGAAGAAGGTGTTCGTTTTCAGTCTCATATCGACGGCTCTTATCATATGATCTCTCCTGAGAAATCGATGGAAATTCAAAGGGCCCTTGGAAGTGATATTGTCATGAACTTTGATGAGTGTCCTGCTCTTCCGGCGACAAAAGATCGTCTTAGAGAGAGTATGGAATTAACTCTTCGCTGGGCCAAGAGATGCAGAGATTTTGAACTCAAAGATCATCAAAACCTCTTTGGAATCATTCAGGGCGGACTTCATCTAGATCTTAGAACAGAGTGTATGGAGAGGCTTACTGAAATGGACTTTGAAGGATACGCCATTGGTGGACTTAGCGTTGGAGAGAAGAACGAGGAGATGGTGGAATTCTGTGC
This window harbors:
- the queA gene encoding tRNA preQ1(34) S-adenosylmethionine ribosyltransferase-isomerase QueA yields the protein MSDVDLKLSNYDFDLPKELIAERPIPGRHNSKLLVYKLKSNEIIHDYFYNLPNYLPENSLLVVNQSKVFPCRLIGKKKTGGKCEIFLLTTEGDERGFYKALIKTSSKKNIGDEYFFEDGLVATVRDIDDGNFFVSFNRDNLLSYLESFAKIPIPPYIRNGESDESDKLDYQTVFAKEVGSVAAPTAGLHFTEDVFKGLAKKNIERAEVTLHVGLGTFAPVKTDNLSDHKMHSERFFVDSENKNKILNHKKIFAVGTTSLRVLESCHNGSEFEITPGEIKETSIFLHPGVSVNSINGLITNFHLPKSTLLMLVSSLIGREKTLELYQEAIANEYRFFSYGDSMLILREE
- the tgt gene encoding tRNA guanosine(34) transglycosylase Tgt produces the protein MTTIYENIAYDGKARAGVVKTAHGDIETPIFMPVGTRASVKCMWQHELDEIGAQIILGNTYHLYLRPGHELIEKVGGGLHGFMNWQKPILTDSGGYQVFSLSSMNKLSEEGVRFQSHIDGSYHMISPEKSMEIQRALGSDIVMNFDECPALPATKDRLRESMELTLRWAKRCRDFELKDHQNLFGIIQGGLHLDLRTECMERLTEMDFEGYAIGGLSVGEKNEEMVEFCADFVHTMPKDKPRYLMGVGKPLDILTGIKNGLDMFDCVLPTRNARNGQFLTHHGPLNIKKERFKEDPGAPDPDCSCKVCSTYSRSYIRHLYNTGEYLAGQLISYHNLHFFLDMTKQARAHIIAGTFDEYYKNFYNNYTSNQWV